Genomic DNA from Salvia miltiorrhiza cultivar Shanhuang (shh) chromosome 1, IMPLAD_Smil_shh, whole genome shotgun sequence:
AGGTAGCAGTTTCTCATACCGGTGGCACCACCGCACCACAGTGAGAGAGGGGAAGAGGAAAAGAGCTCCACCAACTGCTGCAGCGGCGCCGCCATCAATGGATTTCTCAGCTCTGAATGAAGCACTCGCGTTCAAGTCCTACGACAAGGTCGCAGACATATGCGATACTCTCATGCTCCAGGTAATGTACGCGCATTCCCTATTATACCCTGCAAACCCTAACTTTCTCTCACTACTCTCTTTCATCTTTTACTTATCACAGGCTGCATCTGAGGGCGTCTCTTTTCAGGAAGATTGGCCCTACGCCATTCATCTAATCGGTCACATCTATATCAATGACATGTAATTTTCGTCGCATGGATAAAAATTTAAGCATTCACGGAAAAAAATTGTTACAATTGTAGTGCTTTTATTTGATTATGTTATTTTGGTTGCTCTAGCATGCTTGCGATGGTGTTGTTTGTGATGGTGCTGTTTGGATTGTTATAGTAATAGCGCAAGGTTTTTGTGGAAGAAGATACCGTTACCAGTGAAAGAGAGCCAGCCAGAGGTATCGGCTGCGTGGAAAATTGGGCAGAGGCTGTGGATCAAGGATTACCCTAGTGTTCATGAAGCCATTCGTGAGTTTATTTGGAGTCCACAGTGTCAGGGAATTATGGCAGCTTTCTCCGGTGAGTCTGTAACTCCTTTTGTATTAAAGTATTGTTTGTGCTCTTGGCAACTTATTGGAGACTCCATTGGTTCACCTCGATTCATTGAGTAGTCTTCAAAACGTAGCCTAAGTCAGTGCAGCTTTGCATCTAACAGCAATTGTGTGCACCATGAAATGCTGCATCGAAGCATGTAGCTGTAACGAGGAAAATTCTATCAATTCTAACTTCTTGGTCTGTCATAATAACTATGTTTCTATGTTTTCTTATGCCATTGATTGATCTACATTAGAAATATATGCTTTATTACTCAATTGAGATACATCTTGGTCTTGTAAAgatttcaactatattacctACCTTCAGTTATTGGCATTGGCGGTTGTGGTGCATAATCGTGACTTGTTCATGGTTCATTTTTTTTGCTTACTCATATAACTTATAGTCCTTATCTGCTTAAGAATAGGACTTCCTCATGTCTTTTAAATGATTCTTGTAGCACTTATAGAAGATTGGCCCGGACCTTATATGTGAATTTGTTTATGTTGGGATGTCTTCGTCTAGCTTTACTGGATGTTTTCTTCAACTTATATACTTTTTGGTCTCCTTTTGTGTGGGAAAATGGTAAGTTGAGTTATCTCTTAAACTTTTAAAAGGAAATAGGTTCTTAATCTTGCATCAAGAGTCAAGATCTTTGTTACACTCTCGCTCCTTGTTGATTCCTGTACTAGTGTAGATGAGGTTTTAGAGGACACTTGGCACTTTTCTGTATGGTTTTTATAGTTTCGCTGCTTGTTAATTCTTGTACTTATGATCAAACAGAGACTTTAATCTTGCATTAAGAGTCAAGATCTTTGTTACATTCTTGCTTCTTGTTGATTCTTGTACTAGTGTAGAGGAGGTTTTAGAGGACGCTTGGCACTTTGTTGTATGGTTTTGCTGCTGCATCGACGAAGATTGCAGGAACATGCTTTTTGTTAATGTTTATGTTGAACTTATTGCAGAGCTGTACACCAAAAGGATGTTTGAACTGCTGCAATCTGCTTATTCAACAATAAGTATTCAAGATACTGCGCTGTTCCTTGGAATGAACGAGGAGGATGCAACAAATTGTAAGCCCCATTCCTCGCTTAGCATGTTAAGACGATCATTTATCTAACTGGCTGTTCACGTAGTGCTGTTTTGCATTTGTTGGTTAGATGAACTTccatttaaaaatgaaaatggtcTGATATATTTCTGTGAGCAGTGACTTTACATTGAGTTGGACTTGGACCTGGCACGCAGCTTTCAACACCCTCCTGCCTTTTTTCTACTTGATAATCCTTTTCTAGAAGTTTAGGGATTGTTGAAATAGGATAAAGAAAAATTGGTGATGTTGAGTTCTGTTAATAGTGGGTGACTGCTCTCTCTGCAGACATAGTGCAACACGGCTGGATTGTGGATCCTGCGTCCCGCATGCTCACCGTGAAGAAGCAGGCCGTTGCGACTGAACAGAAACTGGACCAAAGCAAATTACAACGGCTTACTGAATATGTTTTTCACCTTGAGCACTGATACACCAAGTCAGATGCATCACTGCATCAGATGGCACTTGATTTGCTGTGCAGGGCTTGAGCTGCTCATATGTGTCTTCCTTTAATTGGCATGGATGTTTTAGAACCTCTTCCATGGACCAAAGTCGATCTTCTGTCATTAGTTATCGGATAAAAATATTCACTTGTATGTGATATCAGAATATATATAGTAGATATCAAAGCCGGATTTCAGACTGGTCTCAAGTGATTGTGCATACCAAGTTTGATGTTAATTGGTAAATGTCTTATTACATATTCACATATATAAAAGTAGAGTGGTTGACAAAGTCACATACTGTATTTGTGAATGGTGTCAATCTTGTCTGCAATGCTGTCATTAAAAAGGAGCTGGTCTCATGTGAGACGGGCTGTACCATACGGACTGGGTTAACATGCACCCGCCACTGCAGCCCCACATTATCTTGTTCTATTAGGAGGTGGGGTGTGATGGAATGAAATGGAGGAGGAATGTAATGAATAGATAGATATGATGGAATGTAATGAGGGATGAATGAAATGAAGAGGGAAAAAGAATGGCAATCATTAGGTGATTTTTATGTTTGGTATCCATAAGGAATACAAAATAGAATTGTGATTCTTTGTTTGTTAGTATTCTTATGATTGGTAGCTAGAAATAAAGTGTAAGAAtggaatgaaattattttattttactaaattACTCTTTACATCACTTTAAAAGTGTAAAAGTCATAAATATAATTGAGTAGATAAATAGTACTCCGTTCGttccaattcaataggccacaagATTTAAGCACAGATATtaagaaatgaataatttataataaaattagagagagaaaataacttttgttgatgatatatttgtccaaaaagtaggagagagaaataagaaaaaaataattatgtgtgaaatacaatgacatttggtgtaaataatgagttatgtgaggatatttgttatgtattgactttccattttaagaagtggcctattgaattgagacgtTCGAATAGGAAAtatgacctattgaattgggacgaatggagtattttaTTGACGCATTTCATAAAAAACATttgcaaaaatttaaattaaaatggtAATTTTGTGAATGTAATATATAGTTATAGgcgatatatattttttcttaaaattaaaagaattcatTGTTAATTCGAAAATATCGTcgttttgaaaaataataaagcATCATTGTTAGATCGATTTCTGGATTTCTACCTCAAGAAAACGAAGAACCCTAGTGTTCTAAGGATGAACCCTAATTTGTACCGTACAATCTGAATGTCTAACTTAATGGACGAATTACACCATAAATAACGACGCTTTACTTTAAACTAAACGACGTCGCAGACCTCAGAGGACGGCGTTGCCATGTTGACATCTCCGGGTGCCATGTAAAAAAGTATCACTTCTACTTTTAAACATAACTCCACAATCAATTCGATCGTAACCGTTTATTTCCACTCAACACATTATTTATCAACCTAATAGAAAACTTGTGTCATCCCATATGTGATACTCTCTTATAGGACGAGAagagtattttttataaaagtaaataatattttgtataaaaataaatgacactcCTCCATCAGCGAAATTTTTTTCTAGAAGGatgtgacacgagttttaagaaaaaatgttgttgagtgtattgtgaatgataaaaatgtgttttaattagtattgagaataATGAAAAGGGCAAAAGTAAgggtaaataatatatttataaatggtGGTgggatataatttaaaaataggtagaaagtgATGTCTAAAAAAAttaggaatttttttttattgacgAATAAGGTATGTTAcaaataacataattaaaacaaaagaaatgctATTGTCATATGAACCGAAACAGATCaagacaaaagaaaagaaaataagatgGTACAAGCGTGGATGGATGTTGGGAAATGAAAGATATATCCAACCCTTAttttttgatgataccaaaattgtTAGAAGGCACATTCTAGCTAGAGGTTATCTTTTTGGACTTAAATGTTTTAGTCCCTCTAGTTAGGCTGAAGGCTGAACgtcttgaagactgaagatgtcAACTCAACTGAAGAGCTGTTCGACTGAAAGTTTCCTACAAGTTCTAAACGCATCAAGTTGCAGATTCAACTGAAGTCCTGACTGAAGGAAATTACACTAGAAACGCCTGAAGAATCCACGAGTCATATATAACAAGCACTTCAACTGAAGACAAGTTCAGTTAAACTAAAGACTATGACGGACTGAAGAAAGAAAGGTTGTCTTACTAACTCCAGCCACGTGGATAGCTTTCAAGACACGCCGCATTTAATGCCCAAGTCAGAGCATTGACTTTAAAAGGACAAAATTTCCTCTTTCATGTAATATTATGCAACATCAATTCTGAAGGACAAAAAGACCTTATCTCCATTCATCAAAGCAGAATGAAGACAAAGAACCTGAGCAGATCTGGACCACATCTCCCAACGACAGAATTTGAAGAAGggatctccaccaacggatctattcttcAGATatgcctataaatagctcaGGAAATCACCCTAATAGTgggggagaggagagagagaaaatccgATTCAATCATCAATACTGAAGGTACATCGAAAGATCCACTTGAGCTTAATCTCCATAAgcattgaatcgaagaagagagcaaTTAGAGACTACACAATCAGTGCAACTGATTACATAAACTCTCTTAGAATATCTAGGCAATTAATCAAGATATATCATTTGCCTAGTTTCTAATTATTGAGAGCTTGTTCTCATTAATCCTAGTTGGTATTTTACTTTACCCTTTTCTAAAGAGTGAGAAGAGTGATTGTAATCGAGTTTGAGACAGAGACCGAACTCAGTGAttgtttagtaccagtaaaCTAAACAGTTAGGTTACTTAGCACCCGCAAGCTAAGTGAGAGAAATCTAACTTAGTGTGTTAGTTGCTGAAAGGTGAAGCCTTATCAGCATTGGGTTTGCTATGTACCTGTAAGCATTAGCAGTTAGGTTCGCTATGCATCTGTATGCACTAGCCCAAAGTGATTGTCGGACTGATCatctgaccgtggatgtaggaaccagttttcgaaccacgtaaaaattccttATGTTCTTTATTcactttatattttctttatctgCGCGCAATTCATTTTCAACTGAACTGACTAACTGGAAAGCGAAACTAAAGATTTCTCTAAGTGTCAAAATCTTTCATAAGGCTATTCGAACTAAGTTTAAATTTCCGATGCTTGAGTTATCAATCTAACTGACaaatcatctgatagtcagtaagatttgtaactctactctgttttataAATTCACTGAAACCTTATTTGGACTGAAGTTCATTATCTTGTACAATTAACTGAAGTCATCTAGTGAGCCATTACTCAGTATCAGTCACTTCCCTTTTGTCAACTGAAGCGCTCGTTAATTCAACAGTCAATTCTGTTTCAGTTAGCACCAAAGATGTTTTCGCAAAAATAATCTACAAGTCTATTCTTCTCCTCCCAACACCTGTTTAGTAAACCCTCTGAGACCCAACAATGGACCCAAATCGCACGGTATATCCGTCTTGACATACGGATTTGCCATTAAAAAGTGGGATCGAGTCAAGATGACTAACGTGTGATGAACGTGAATTACATGTAACCAAAAACTTCACTGTTCCATACTATAAACGTGGAAACAAAGACTATTGATAAATGTGCTCATCATTTCTTATAAACAATCATTTGATTGATCAAGTAACAACTTTTACGCCTAACCCATactccaaaaaataaaaaatataaacggaataaaagaaagcaaaatcCAACATAATGACAAAATTGGAGGGAGTTCCAGTCTACCAATTTGATTACACTTTTGAATGACTGAAAAAAAAATGCTACCATCTAAAGttgtataaatttgattttttttatattaagaaAATCAATTACTACCAAAGTGTTCATGGGGTAAATCTCGTTCCTGACTTCCTGAAAGCCCGACTCTAATTTTAGAGCTCGATTCGAGCCTTGCGAGTGTGCCAACATGGGGGTGGCTCTGGTGGCAGGGCTTGAGGTGGCAGCTAGAGCTGCGCTAGAGGTACTTAAATCAAAATACTACTTCCTCCGTTCTTCAAATATCTTCCTAAAAAAGGGTGACACGggctttaataaaaattaatgggTAAACATCACTTTATATTCCAACGTATTAGCGTTTTAACGAATATGTCTCATCGTTTGGATAAGTACAAAAAAGTATCGAACATATgaaaatttcattatttttgtcCCGTAAAAATTTTTCATTGACGGAATAGTGACGTGGAGAGACGGAACAGTAACATGACTTTTATggcccaaaattttaaaataataacaataataataaaattagggtaaatatcactttatatCCCAACGTATTAGCGTTTTAACGAATATGTCTCATCGTTTGGATAAATGCAAAAAAGTATCCAACGTATGAAAATTTATGGATTTTAAGTTAAGGACTTGAATCATCAAATTTTGGTCATTTAACATGGAATAATTCTAAAACATGGATAAGTGAACATTACAATTCAAATTTATAAGTTAAAAACAACTGCAATCCAATTACTCATAATTTCACCATAGTATAGGGCCCCTATGAGGCATGATTTATGATGCATATTATGGTGAATTCATGAGTAATTGGATTGCAGTTGTTTTTAACTTATAAATTTGAATTGTAAATTTCACTTATCCATGTTTTAGAATCATTCCATGTTAAATAACCAAAATTTGGTGATTCAAGTCCTTAActtaaaattcataaattttcatACGTTGGGTACTTTTTTGCACTTATCCAAACAATGAGACATATTCGTTAAAACGTTAATACGTTGGGatataaagtgatatttaccctaattttatttatttttttaaaaaaaattcgggcCATAAAATCCATGTCACTATTCCGTCTATCCACGTCACTCATCCGTCGTCGAAAAAAATTTACGGgacaaaaatgataaaattttcataCGTTGGGTACTTTTTTGCACTTATTCAAACGATGAGACATATTCGCCGAACCGCTAATACGTTGGGatataaagtgatatttacccaaaattaattatgtattagataagtggaaaatgagtcccacaaaaaaTAAAGATTGTAAGAATAATAGTGAGcgcaattattttcaaaaatagattagaaagatgttttggggacggaCCTAAATAGAAAGAGAGGAAGATGTTCGAGAGATAGAGAAAGTATTATTTATCTCATTCAAAGTTTTCGATGGTGGAATGTATAGTACAAAACATTATTCAAAATGTGAGACGACAATGAAAATACGAAGAACATTCTAGACAAACAAAATTCATTCTGTATACATCAACCACCAAAAATTGATACTATTAAT
This window encodes:
- the LOC131018644 gene encoding COP9 signalosome complex subunit 8, which gives rise to MDFSALNEALAFKSYDKVADICDTLMLQAASEGVSFQEDWPYAIHLIGHIYINDINSARFLWKKIPLPVKESQPEVSAAWKIGQRLWIKDYPSVHEAIREFIWSPQCQGIMAAFSELYTKRMFELLQSAYSTISIQDTALFLGMNEEDATNYIVQHGWIVDPASRMLTVKKQAVATEQKLDQSKLQRLTEYVFHLEH